TTCAGGTTCCTGTGTCCGCAAGGACGTGGGGGTTCAACTCCCCCCTCGCCCACGCCGAGGCGGCTCTCGGTCCAGAGCGGCGGCCGGGGCGGACCGGGCCGAGGGAGGCGCCACCGATGGCCCGGCGGTGGCCGAGGCGCGCCGCCAGGCGTGGCGTGCGCCCGGCTGCCTCGCGCCGAGCGCGGGCGTCGGCCGCCGCCACACCCCCGTGCCCCGACTCGACCCGAACCCCGACGCCGACGACCTGCTCGCCCAGCTGGCCGCCGAGGGCATCGACCCGGCCGCACTGCACCCGAGTTCGACCGTTCCTGGGCAGGTGGCGTGACCTGGGCGTCGACCAGGCGCGACGTGACGAGCGTCGGAGATGCGGAGTGCCCAGGCGGGCCGCTTGGACCGTCTGCGGGGCTTCGAGGCGGTGTCGATCTCGTGCACGAGCGGTGGCCCGGCGATGTCGAGGGCCCTCGAGATCTCGCGCTGGCGGGGCGCGGTCTCGGTGCGCTCGAGGACGCGACCGGAAGCACCGGCGGACTCGCCGAGGTGCGTGCGCGCCGAGCACCAGGCGCGGATCTGCACCGAGGTCGAACAGCATTCCCGCGGCCCGCGCCCGGGCCACCGGCGAGATCATCGTCTCGATCCCGGCTCGTCCTCGCCGGCCCGGCTCGCCAGCGATCAGGTTGCCGTGGAAGAAGAGAAGAAGACGAAGACGACGAGAAGCAGGACGGCGGGAGGGGGGCTCGCCGGCTCACCCGGTCAGATCGGCCGTAGCGAGTCCTCGTGCCCGAGCAGCGACGAGAAGGCGTTGGGTTCCTGTCGCCAGGACCGTCTCGGCGTCGGCGACGAGCCTCACCGAGGCCCGGTGCACGGCGTCGTAGCCACGGAGGCCGAGCTGCTCGGCCAGACCTCCGGCCTCCCGGACGAGGCCTTCGGTGACCTCGATCACGTCGAGCTGGTCGTGGAGTCCTTCCAGCGCGCGGACGGCCTCTCTGAGCCCCGACGCGTCGATCCGCGCCAGCCGGCGAGCCGTCGCCAGGGCCGCCCTCCCTTCTGCGTCGACGAGTCGCGACGACGCAACTCGATCGGCCTCGTCCCAGAGCCGAGAAGCGACCGAGCTGGAGGGCTCCTCGACGACTGGGGGCACGATGGCCGACCGCGGACGGGCGGAACACGAGCGCCAGCGACCCAGCCCCGATCGGCGCGACGTCGCCTCGTTCTCGCAGCCCCGTCGCCGCGTCGACCGGTCCGCCGGGTCGCTCGTGACGGACGCCTGCGTGCGAGGCGTCTCGACGAGGCGCGTCGCGCCCGGCGCTTCGAGCACGCCAGGTTCCCCTCCCGTCGACCTGGACGTCACGCGCCGCACGTGCGCAGCGACCATGACGTGGTCGCCGAGGCTCTCGGCCGGGAGGTCCCGGGCGCCGCCGTCGGGGGCTTCGAGGACGAGCGGTCCTCGGGAGCTCCCCGCCTCGCTGGAGGACTGGGGAGTTCCGGGCGTCAGGCTCCGCATCTCCGACTGGCGCGTCGGGCGAACGTCCGCCAGGTGCTGCGACCCCACCACGTGACGGGCTCGGCCGAGATGTCTGCGAGGGCATGCAACGAGGTCCGGCGTGCGCACTCGCGACGGGCGCGAGGAGAGGACCTCGTGTCAGTCGCCGCCCGGGTGGAACTGCTCGCCCGTCCCGGGGACGATGCGCGCGAGGTTGACGGCGTGGTCCCCGAGGCGCTCGTAGAAGCGGCCGATGAGGGCGAGCTCGATGGCGACCTGGGTCGGCAGCCCAGCCCCGACGACCTCGGCGATGAACGTCATGTGGAGGTCGTCCATCTCGTCGTCGAGCACGGCCACACGCTCCGCCAGGCCGGGGTCGCGCTCGGCGAAGGCGTCGGCGGCGAGCCGCCACATCTCGCTCGCGACCTCCCCCATTCGCTCGACGAGGCCGCGGGCGCGTGGGGACATCTCGGTCGCGATGGGCCGAGTCGCTCGCTGGGCGACGTGCTCCGCGAGGTCGCCGCTGCGCTCGAGCTCGGGGAGCATGCGGTAGAGGGCGAGGAGGTGGCGCTTGCGCTGCGTCGGTACGCCCTCGCCGAGCAGCTCGGCTTCGACGAGGCCGCCGGCCTCGTGGAAGAGGGCGTCGATCACGGCGTCGCGCTCCGCGAGCTCGCGGCCGGCCTGGCGGTCGCCCGAGACGAGGGCGTGCGTCGCGCCCGCGGCGGCCTCGCCGACGAGCGCGAACAGCTCGACGACCCTGCGGTCCGCCGCGTCCGAGTGTCGTGCGTTCCCCCCTGCCGACGCTCCCTCGCCTGCCATCGCGACGACGGTAGCTGGTGGGCGGGCACCGCCGGCTACGACGCGCGCCCGCTCGCCGGTGCGCCCTCGTCGAGGACGAGGCCGTCGGTGAGGACGAGCTCGCGGCCGGCGAGTGCGGGCAGCCGCGGGCCGGCGAGCACGATGCCGGTGAGGTTGAGCGGGTCCGCGGCCGACAGGCGCACGACCGCCCCCTCGAGCGGGCGCGCGGCGACGCGTCGGAGGAGCTCGAGCGCCTCCGGCAGGGCGAACTGCTCGCCGGCGACCCCGGCGACGAAGCGCCCGCCTCGTGCGACGCCGCGGGCCTCGAGCCGGCGGAGCGCCCAGAGCACCTCCCGCCAGGGCAGGGCGATGGCCTCGCGCCGGGCGAGGTCGCGGAAGACGATCCCCCAGCGCTCGAGCAGCTGGGCGGCGAGCGCGTCGGCGAGGTCGTCGGGCTCGAAGTCCGCTGGACGCGCTCCCGGCAGGAGCGACCAGCGTCCCCCGGCGAGCGCGCTCGGCAGGCGGCGGCGCAGCGGGGCAGCGCGCAGCCGGCCGCCGAATCGAGCCTCGTGGCGGCGGGCGGGCGCACGGTAGCGGCCGGAGAGGAGCGCCCGCACCGTCTGGAAGCCGTCGGAGGCGAGCGCCCCCCTCGCCACGCCGTCCCAGAGCGCCTCGGCGATCTCGAGCGGGAGTCGCCCGGTCGCGGCGCACAGGTCCGAGAAGAAGAGCGCCCCGCGCGCCTCGAGCACCTCGCGCACCTCGCCGGCGGCCCCGGGCGGCCCTGCGGGGACCTCGGCCCCGCCGCGCGCCGCGGCGAGGAGCCAGTGCAGGTCGTCGCGGCGGACGAGGGCCACCGGGGTGGCGCTCGAGGGCGTGGCGCCGCCACGGCGCTGCTCGGCCGGGGCCGCCGGCAGCGAGAGCCGGCCCCAGGCGACCTCCCCGTGGGCACACAGCTCGTCGAGGAGCGCGGGCGAGTACCCGGCGACGCGCGAGGGGAGGATG
The window above is part of the Acidimicrobiales bacterium genome. Proteins encoded here:
- a CDS encoding type II toxin-antitoxin system VapC family toxin, yielding MRSLTPGTPQSSSEAGSSRGPLVLEAPDGGARDLPAESLGDHVMVAAHVRRVTSRSTGGEPGVLEAPGATRLVETPRTQASVTSDPADRSTRRRGCENEATSRRSGLGRWRSCSARPRSAIVPPVVEEPSSSVASRLWDEADRVASSRLVDAEGRAALATARRLARIDASGLREAVRALEGLHDQLDVIEVTEGLVREAGGLAEQLGLRGYDAVHRASVRLVADAETVLATGTQRLLVAARARGLATADLTG
- a CDS encoding PhoU domain-containing protein; translated protein: MAGEGASAGGNARHSDAADRRVVELFALVGEAAAGATHALVSGDRQAGRELAERDAVIDALFHEAGGLVEAELLGEGVPTQRKRHLLALYRMLPELERSGDLAEHVAQRATRPIATEMSPRARGLVERMGEVASEMWRLAADAFAERDPGLAERVAVLDDEMDDLHMTFIAEVVGAGLPTQVAIELALIGRFYERLGDHAVNLARIVPGTGEQFHPGGD